From the genome of Fundulus heteroclitus isolate FHET01 chromosome 7, MU-UCD_Fhet_4.1, whole genome shotgun sequence, one region includes:
- the pdcl3 gene encoding phosducin-like protein 3, with protein sequence MQDPNEDTEWNDILRKKGILPPKEVPKDDEEEEEAALQHQSVVKTYESMTLEELEENEDEFGEDDEAAIEMYKQQRLAEWKAAQMKNVFGELDEISGQDYVKEVNKAGEGIWVVLHLYKQGIPLCTLINQHLSGLAKKFRQTKFLKSISTTCIPNYPDRNLPTIFVYFEGEMKAQFIGPLVFGGMNLKAEELEWRLSETGAVKTDLEENPKKQIEDKLMSSIRSSLPTRKDSGSEDEDY encoded by the exons ATGCAG GATCCGAACGAAGACACCGAGTGGAATGATATCCTGAGGAAGAAAGGCATCCTGCCTCCAAAAGAGGTTCCTAAAGAtgacgaagaggaggaggaagctgcTCTTCAGCATCAGTCTGTTG TCAAAACCTATGAGAGCATGACGCTGGAAGAACTTGAGGAGAATGAGGATGAGTTTGGCGAAGATGATGAGGCTGCAATTGAGATGTACAA ACAGCAGCGTCTTGCGGAGTGGAAGGCGGCTCAGATGAAGAACGTGTTCGGCGAGTTGGATGAAATCTCTGGACAGGATTACGTGAAGGAGGTCAACAAGGCTGGCGAGGGAATCTGGGTGGTGCTGCACCTCTACAAGCAGGG AATCCCTCTGTGCACCCTCATCAACCAGCACCTGAGTGGCCTGGCCAAGAAATTCCGTCAGACCAAGTTCCTTAAATCCATCTCCACCACCTGCATCCCCAACTACCCCGACCGCAACCTGCCGACCATCTTCGTTTACTTTGAGGGAGAGATGAAGGCCCAGTTCATCGGGCCGCTGGTGTTCGGAGGCATGAACCTCAAAGCTGAAG AGCTGGAGTGGCGGTTATCAGAAACCGGGGCCGTGAAAACCGACCTGGAAGAAAACCCCAAGAAACAGATCGAAGACAAGTTAATGTCGTCGATCAGAAGTTCGCTCCCCACGCGAAAGGACAGCGGCTCTGAGGACGAGGACTATTAA